In Saprospiraceae bacterium, a genomic segment contains:
- the rplL gene encoding 50S ribosomal protein L7/L12: protein MVDVNALADQLVNLTIKEVTELASVLKDKYGIEPAAAAVAVAAGPAGGGAPAVAEKTEFDVVLISGGANKLNVIKEVKNLLNLGLKEAKDLVDGAPSALKQGVSKEEANSLKDTLTAAGAEIEVK from the coding sequence ATGGTAGATGTAAATGCTTTAGCAGATCAGCTGGTAAATCTTACGATCAAGGAAGTAACTGAGTTAGCTTCTGTGCTAAAAGATAAGTACGGAATTGAACCCGCAGCGGCAGCAGTAGCTGTAGCAGCAGGTCCTGCAGGTGGCGGAGCCCCGGCAGTAGCAGAAAAAACAGAATTCGACGTAGTCTTGATTTCTGGTGGCGCAAACAAATTGAACGTCATTAAGGAAGTAAAGAATTTGTTGAACCTTGGTCTAAAAGAGGCTAAAGACCTCGTAGATGGAGCTCCTTCTGCATTGAAGCAAGGTGTGTCTAAAGAAGAAGCAAATTCTTTGAAAGATACACTCACAGCAGCAGGTGCAGAAATCGAAGTAAAATAA
- a CDS encoding 50S ribosomal protein L10, translated as MTKQDKSNAIQELKERFSKAQFFYVTDSSTLTVEQVNKLRRKCFEQGIEMKVVKNTLAVKALQSLENEGYAEIYSAFEGPSSLMFTDNPSAPARLIKAFREHADRPLIKAAYIDSAIFSGDDQLDVLVALKSKDELVGDIIMLLQSPAKNVIGALKSGGQTIAGILKTLEERASA; from the coding sequence ATGACTAAACAAGATAAATCAAACGCAATTCAGGAATTAAAAGAACGCTTTTCAAAAGCACAATTTTTTTATGTTACCGATTCATCGACTTTAACGGTCGAACAAGTGAATAAACTTCGCAGAAAATGCTTTGAACAAGGTATAGAAATGAAAGTTGTAAAAAATACACTTGCCGTAAAAGCATTACAAAGTTTAGAAAACGAAGGATACGCAGAAATCTATAGTGCTTTCGAGGGTCCTTCATCTTTGATGTTTACGGATAATCCTTCTGCTCCTGCACGCCTGATCAAAGCATTTCGCGAACACGCTGACAGGCCTTTGATAAAAGCAGCTTATATAGATAGCGCAATATTTAGTGGCGATGACCAACTGGATGTTTTGGTTGCATTAAAATCGAAAGACGAGTTGGTAGGTGATATTATCATGCTGTTACAATCTCCAGCAAAGAATGTGATTGGAGCATTGAAGAGCGGTGGACAAACTATTGCTGGTATTTTAAAAACGCTCGAAGAAAGAGCAAGTGCCTAA
- a CDS encoding 50S ribosomal protein L1 → MADLTKKRKAVNEKVDPKKMYNLDDACGLVKVVNTTKFDASVDLHIRLGVDPRKPDQAIRGTVTLPNGTGKTKRVLVLCTPEKEAEAKAAGADHVGLDEYIQKIAGGWSDIDIIIAMPTVMAQLGKVGKILGPRGLMPNPKTGTVTMDLAGAINDVKGGKIAFRVDKFGIIHASIGRVSFTAEKLKENSMELIHAINKLKPSSAKGAYFKSISMASTMSPGIKLDPKVAH, encoded by the coding sequence ATGGCAGATCTTACCAAAAAAAGAAAAGCAGTAAATGAAAAAGTAGATCCAAAGAAAATGTATAATTTGGATGATGCTTGTGGTCTTGTAAAAGTTGTGAACACCACTAAATTCGATGCTTCGGTTGACTTACACATTCGCTTGGGAGTAGATCCTAGAAAACCAGACCAGGCTATTCGTGGAACTGTTACTTTGCCGAATGGAACTGGAAAAACAAAAAGAGTTTTAGTGCTTTGTACACCCGAAAAAGAAGCCGAAGCGAAGGCAGCTGGAGCAGACCATGTAGGACTTGATGAGTATATCCAAAAAATTGCCGGAGGTTGGTCAGATATCGATATCATCATAGCAATGCCAACCGTAATGGCCCAGTTGGGTAAAGTGGGTAAGATATTAGGTCCTCGGGGACTGATGCCTAACCCTAAAACAGGTACCGTTACAATGGATCTTGCAGGTGCCATTAATGATGTGAAGGGCGGAAAAATTGCATTTAGAGTTGATAAATTTGGAATCATACATGCATCTATAGGCAGAGTCTCATTCACTGCTGAAAAACTTAAAGAAAATAGTATGGAGTTGATTCATGCAATCAATAAGCTAAAACCTTCTTCAGCTAAAGGAGCTTATTTTAAATCTATTTCTATGGCATCAACGATGAGTCCGGGTATTAAATTGGATCCTAAAGTGGCTCATTAA
- the rplK gene encoding 50S ribosomal protein L11, whose amino-acid sequence MAKDIEGYIKLQVKGGQANPAPPVGPALGSKGINIMEFCKRFNAKTQDQPGKLLPVLITLFKDKSFDFVVKTPPAAVQLIEASKIKGGSPEPNRKKVGSVSWEQVETIAKDKMPDLNAFTLESAMKMVAGTARSMGLTVSGDAPWSK is encoded by the coding sequence ATGGCAAAGGATATTGAAGGTTATATAAAATTACAGGTTAAAGGTGGACAAGCAAACCCTGCACCGCCTGTAGGTCCGGCATTAGGTTCGAAAGGTATTAATATCATGGAGTTTTGTAAGCGATTTAACGCAAAAACGCAAGACCAACCTGGAAAATTATTACCTGTGTTAATTACCCTTTTTAAGGATAAATCCTTTGATTTTGTAGTAAAAACACCTCCTGCAGCAGTGCAGTTGATTGAAGCTTCAAAAATAAAAGGGGGTTCTCCTGAACCGAACCGCAAGAAAGTAGGTTCTGTAAGCTGGGAACAAGTGGAAACGATTGCGAAAGATAAAATGCCCGACTTAAATGCATTTACGCTGGAATCTGCTATGAAGATGGTAGCCGGAACTGCTAGAAGTATGGGTTTGACCGTTTCCGGGGATGCCCCATGGTCTAAGTAA
- the secE gene encoding preprotein translocase subunit SecE, which yields MDKFVLYFKESYQELVDKVTWPTRENLVDSAKVVVFSALLLSLMVFGMDFIVNQVLNFVYSL from the coding sequence ATGGATAAATTCGTATTATATTTCAAAGAAAGCTATCAGGAACTTGTTGACAAAGTAACTTGGCCAACAAGAGAAAATTTAGTAGATAGTGCAAAAGTAGTCGTGTTTTCAGCACTGCTGCTCAGCCTTATGGTATTTGGTATGGATTTTATTGTGAATCAGGTACTAAACTTTGTCTACAGTTTATAA
- a CDS encoding ribosome-associated translation inhibitor RaiA, with the protein MMTRIQSIHFDADTKLLQYIEEKLARFGRLLGQDNLEAKVILKLEKTGQVQDKVVELIINIPGHPLIAKSTRKSFEEAIRDALNILKIQWGKYKTKIQAKH; encoded by the coding sequence ATGATGACCAGAATTCAATCCATTCATTTTGATGCAGACACCAAATTACTTCAATACATTGAAGAAAAATTAGCCAGGTTTGGCAGGTTGTTGGGACAGGATAATCTAGAAGCAAAAGTCATTTTAAAGCTTGAAAAAACAGGCCAGGTACAAGACAAAGTGGTGGAACTTATCATAAATATTCCCGGACATCCTCTTATTGCTAAATCTACCCGAAAATCTTTTGAAGAAGCCATTCGAGATGCACTTAACATTCTCAAAATACAATGGGGGAAATACAAAACAAAAATACAAGCGAAGCATTAA
- a CDS encoding tyrosine-type recombinase/integrase, giving the protein MNYLDLFESYLRAEKRYSEHTCQAYLSDIAQFSNYLTIHYDRMSPEGAEFLHLRSWLAHLSSVKIEPRSVRRKISSLNAFYKFLKKRKGLKINPASKLTVPKIKKRLPVVIRSQDLLCLKDLPEEESDDLMFLNFAVLRCLYELGLRRAELVALKLTDLNLHYRQLKVLGKGGKERIIPFGEELKAVFSRYLRYRAKVDSSGLQYLFLLKNGKQLYPKMVYLIVKGWLVDKTTILKKSPHVLRHSFATHLADSGADINAVKSLLGHSNLAATQIYVHNSIEQLKKAYTSCHPKAE; this is encoded by the coding sequence ATGAACTATTTAGATTTATTTGAATCCTACCTTAGGGCAGAAAAACGCTATTCAGAGCATACTTGTCAGGCTTATCTTAGCGACATTGCCCAGTTCTCGAACTATCTTACTATTCATTACGATAGAATGTCTCCAGAGGGGGCTGAATTTTTGCATTTGCGATCCTGGTTGGCTCACCTGAGTTCTGTAAAGATTGAGCCACGGTCAGTAAGGCGTAAAATATCTTCGCTTAATGCATTTTATAAATTTTTGAAGAAGCGCAAAGGTTTAAAAATCAACCCGGCGTCCAAATTAACGGTGCCTAAAATAAAAAAGAGATTACCTGTTGTCATTAGATCGCAGGATCTCTTATGCCTAAAGGACCTTCCCGAAGAGGAATCCGATGACCTTATGTTTCTAAATTTTGCGGTGTTGCGGTGTTTGTATGAGCTTGGTTTAAGAAGAGCTGAGTTGGTGGCACTAAAACTTACGGACCTTAATTTGCATTATCGCCAATTAAAGGTTTTGGGAAAGGGAGGAAAAGAGCGAATTATTCCATTTGGAGAAGAACTTAAAGCAGTATTTTCTCGTTATTTAAGATATAGGGCAAAAGTAGATAGCTCTGGTTTGCAATATTTATTCCTCTTGAAGAACGGTAAGCAATTATACCCCAAAATGGTCTATTTGATAGTCAAAGGCTGGCTTGTTGACAAAACGACAATATTAAAAAAGAGTCCTCATGTGCTGCGCCATTCTTTTGCAACACATTTGGCAGATAGCGGGGCTGACATCAATGCCGTAAAAAGCCTTTTGGGGCATTCAAATTTGGCAGCAACCCAGATTTATGTACACAATTCAATTGAACAATTGAAAAAGGCCTATACCAGTTGTCACCCAAAAGCGGAGTGA
- a CDS encoding 30S ribosomal protein S21, translated as MLIIDVKEMESIDRALKKYKKKFEQSQTLRQLRKRKHFTKPSVSRRSEVLKAVYRQEYVAKYM; from the coding sequence ATGCTCATTATTGATGTAAAAGAAATGGAATCCATTGACAGGGCGCTCAAGAAGTATAAGAAAAAATTTGAGCAATCTCAGACTTTGCGCCAATTGCGCAAGCGCAAGCACTTCACGAAGCCTTCTGTATCGCGTAGATCTGAAGTTCTAAAAGCTGTGTACCGTCAGGAGTATGTAGCTAAGTACATGTAA
- a CDS encoding SusD/RagB family nutrient-binding outer membrane lipoprotein, translating to MNLIKNKHILSVIIFLSIFITSCDNYLDVNVDPNQSNTSDLGLQLSSGQLYTAIGFGQRIFPIISIWSQYHTGGPGVSLGDPDQHILSSTEGNEIFRSVYRAANNMNFIIKEAPEEKFYVAMAKIMKAYGIQTCADLFGDIPYLEALKGDIEDGSILHPKYDNAKDVVYPALAAELISAAQILHDGGSFRHPAGDDLVYGGDLAKWEKFANTLLLKLYLRSGNTAKATELIASGAPFITTNDEAAMVRFPGGSTGSNPFWTAAKSTALGNFYVATTTALNYLESTNDPRIDYLYDRNDNGDHKGMDPGDVEQAPTSSAVFSKPAGALKSAGGLIFSPTAPVIFLSAWEGNLLLAEAAALGAGGDAKVSYENAVKESFAYLGVTAGADATYLAGKGAFDAANPIKSIAYQKWVCMNGLQPIESWIETRRMDDAGQPLFASNGGIFKSPTKNALGTGIFPSILPYPEIEESLNQNFVGQHGLTAKVFWDK from the coding sequence ATGAACTTAATTAAAAATAAACATATACTTTCAGTAATCATATTTCTGAGTATATTTATTACATCGTGCGACAATTATCTCGATGTAAATGTGGATCCTAACCAGTCGAATACTTCAGACCTAGGTTTGCAGTTGAGCTCTGGTCAGTTGTACACAGCCATTGGTTTCGGCCAAAGAATATTTCCTATTATCAGCATCTGGTCTCAATATCATACGGGCGGACCTGGTGTGTCTTTAGGAGATCCGGATCAACATATCCTTTCTTCAACAGAGGGAAATGAAATTTTCAGATCTGTTTACAGAGCTGCTAATAATATGAACTTTATCATTAAAGAAGCTCCTGAAGAAAAGTTTTATGTGGCAATGGCAAAGATTATGAAAGCCTATGGCATTCAAACCTGTGCTGACCTTTTCGGAGATATTCCTTATTTGGAGGCACTAAAAGGTGATATTGAAGATGGATCCATACTCCATCCAAAATACGACAATGCTAAAGATGTGGTTTATCCTGCACTTGCAGCGGAATTAATATCTGCAGCTCAGATTTTGCATGACGGAGGTTCTTTTAGACATCCTGCAGGCGATGATCTGGTTTATGGTGGCGATTTGGCTAAATGGGAAAAGTTTGCAAATACTTTGTTGTTGAAATTGTATTTGCGCTCAGGCAATACCGCTAAGGCTACAGAATTGATTGCAAGCGGTGCTCCATTTATTACGACCAATGATGAAGCTGCAATGGTTAGATTTCCTGGCGGTTCTACTGGTAGCAATCCATTTTGGACAGCTGCTAAAAGTACGGCACTTGGCAATTTCTATGTTGCTACAACAACTGCATTAAATTATTTGGAAAGTACGAACGATCCACGTATTGACTATCTGTATGATAGAAATGACAATGGAGATCACAAAGGAATGGATCCTGGTGACGTTGAACAAGCACCTACTAGTTCGGCTGTTTTTTCTAAACCTGCCGGCGCACTTAAATCCGCAGGTGGTTTAATTTTTAGCCCTACCGCTCCAGTCATATTTTTATCTGCTTGGGAAGGTAATTTGCTTTTGGCAGAAGCTGCAGCTCTTGGAGCCGGTGGCGATGCAAAAGTTTCCTATGAAAATGCAGTCAAAGAAAGTTTTGCTTATTTGGGTGTTACTGCAGGAGCTGATGCAACCTATCTGGCCGGTAAAGGTGCCTTCGATGCTGCAAATCCAATAAAATCCATAGCATATCAAAAATGGGTCTGTATGAATGGCCTTCAGCCAATCGAATCCTGGATTGAAACCAGAAGAATGGATGACGCCGGACAGCCTTTATTTGCAAGCAATGGCGGTATATTTAAGAGCCCAACAAAAAATGCATTAGGTACTGGAATATTTCCAAGTATACTTCCATATCCGGAAATTGAGGAAAGCTTGAATCAGAATTTTGTTGGACAACATGGTTTAACTGCGAAAGTATTTTGGGATAAATAA
- a CDS encoding SusC/RagA family TonB-linked outer membrane protein, translating into MKKLLFIFLALFTVLQYAEAQRVVKGTITDKEGNPIIGANVVAKGTAIGTITDINGNYSLSVPSDANTLVVSYTGYNSQDLILGVSNTVDVTLEEGVLLGETVITALGVKRNKSDVVYANQTIGSDELNSTANKSVLNALQGKVAGVKIGQASGAVGASTRVVLRGETSLTQGNNALIVVDGVPVNNSSTSGGGGTGKDGDRDNYVDFGNRGNDINPDDIESVTVLKGPAATTLYGSRGGSGVILVTTKSGKKAAKPNISFNSSFSVEEVLLLYKYQEQYGSGYESCNGCGGGINIFMGENFAWGSKFDGQLRPWTSAPFDDHGDLIPLSNGKIEQLIRPYSAVKNNVKNFFEIGQTVRNNFSISGGTDKFNYLLSYTNFNNKGIVLNTELNKHNIQLNAGAQFSSKWRSDFRINYSKLDQRGATEGGYPFGYSAGTPAMSFVTQTPSNIPFEELRDYNSPYHDFKGFYGQYSINPYFILDNQDLRNSVDNVLSSASLSFSPTEKLTFTGRVSTNFISSTVTEKGPKFAYQTAYTWADGELLDGGRTPGSVFSLGSYKEASARITDLIYDLYGNYATPLGSDFKLSTTVGFNSIDQASRTVNGSTVGGLVIPGFYDLTNSVEQPRATRRSTQYRLYGIYLNNSLSYKNYATFEYSARQDYSSTLPDGNRGFFYQAVGFSFVPTSLPNVELGPINYLKFRGGIGSAGKDAPLYRLNTYYNLNPLLLDLGDDYQTRFPFDGQTGAQKGNSIGNPDLKPELSVTTEVGFDMGLLKDRVEVNFTYYNINSKNQIVDVNIPWSSGFAFVPVNIGRMTNKGVEIGVSLTPVHTQNLTWKVYGSWSKNTNEVVEIIDNGIEGDELNIYTSIVHFTGHGSLNLVAVEGQPFGTFKGTNYVYDDQGRIVVNASGNPEKSAELEYLGSYQPDFLYSFGTELRVGNFTLNALLDGKQGGLFYSGTKLSTEFNGTAITTLLNDRQPFVVDNSVTANGDANTKTTTAYSYFRGLPASEYLLDASYLKFRELSLFYDFPSFKGKNGFSALSLGVFAKNLKFWVAEENTFADPEVGGVGGASDAVGIETTTTPTSRSFGVELRVKF; encoded by the coding sequence ATGAAGAAACTTTTATTCATTTTTCTGGCCCTGTTTACTGTTTTGCAGTATGCTGAGGCTCAGAGAGTTGTGAAAGGAACGATTACTGATAAAGAAGGTAATCCCATCATTGGGGCCAATGTGGTCGCCAAAGGCACAGCGATTGGAACCATTACCGACATTAATGGTAATTATTCACTTAGCGTCCCATCAGACGCAAACACATTAGTTGTGAGTTATACCGGTTATAATTCTCAAGACTTGATTCTCGGAGTTAGTAATACCGTTGATGTTACTCTGGAAGAAGGTGTCCTTCTGGGAGAAACGGTGATTACTGCGCTTGGTGTGAAAAGAAACAAAAGTGATGTGGTTTATGCCAATCAAACCATTGGTTCAGACGAACTAAACTCAACAGCTAATAAAAGCGTTTTAAATGCGCTTCAGGGGAAAGTTGCCGGCGTAAAAATCGGGCAGGCTTCCGGTGCTGTTGGTGCATCTACCAGAGTTGTCCTAAGAGGGGAAACTTCTTTAACCCAAGGCAACAATGCCTTGATCGTGGTTGATGGTGTCCCTGTCAACAACAGCAGTACTTCCGGCGGTGGAGGAACAGGTAAAGATGGTGACCGCGACAATTATGTAGATTTTGGTAACCGTGGAAATGACATCAATCCCGATGATATTGAATCAGTTACTGTTTTAAAAGGTCCGGCCGCAACAACACTTTACGGTTCAAGAGGTGGATCCGGAGTAATTTTGGTTACAACCAAATCCGGTAAAAAAGCTGCTAAACCAAATATTTCATTTAATTCATCCTTTAGTGTAGAAGAAGTTTTATTGCTTTATAAATATCAGGAACAATATGGTTCTGGTTATGAATCCTGTAACGGATGCGGCGGTGGAATCAATATTTTTATGGGCGAAAACTTTGCATGGGGTTCCAAATTTGATGGACAATTGCGTCCCTGGACTTCTGCACCGTTTGATGATCATGGTGATTTAATACCACTTTCTAATGGTAAGATCGAACAATTAATCAGACCTTATAGTGCGGTAAAAAACAATGTCAAAAACTTTTTTGAAATCGGCCAGACGGTAAGAAACAATTTCTCCATAAGCGGAGGAACTGATAAATTTAATTACCTTTTGTCCTATACCAATTTCAATAATAAGGGTATCGTTCTTAATACAGAATTGAACAAGCACAACATTCAATTAAATGCCGGAGCCCAGTTCTCTTCTAAATGGAGATCTGATTTTCGCATCAATTACTCAAAATTAGATCAAAGAGGTGCAACTGAAGGTGGATATCCATTTGGTTACTCAGCTGGTACACCTGCAATGTCATTTGTAACGCAAACACCTTCGAATATTCCTTTTGAAGAATTGCGCGATTATAATAGCCCTTATCATGATTTTAAAGGATTTTATGGACAGTATTCTATCAATCCTTATTTCATTCTAGATAACCAAGATTTGCGCAATTCAGTAGATAATGTATTGTCTAGTGCATCTTTATCTTTTAGTCCAACTGAAAAATTGACTTTCACAGGTCGCGTTAGTACGAACTTTATATCAAGCACAGTTACTGAGAAAGGTCCTAAGTTCGCATATCAAACAGCGTATACCTGGGCTGATGGTGAATTATTAGATGGAGGAAGAACTCCGGGTTCAGTTTTTAGTTTAGGATCCTACAAAGAAGCTTCTGCAAGAATCACAGATTTGATTTATGATTTATATGGCAATTATGCGACGCCTCTTGGTAGCGATTTTAAATTAAGTACTACAGTCGGTTTTAATTCAATTGATCAAGCAAGTAGAACCGTGAATGGTTCGACTGTAGGAGGATTGGTAATACCTGGATTTTATGATTTGACCAACTCTGTAGAACAACCTCGGGCGACTCGGAGATCTACCCAATACAGACTTTATGGAATTTACTTAAATAATTCCTTGAGTTATAAAAACTATGCAACTTTTGAATACTCTGCAAGACAGGATTATTCTTCTACTTTGCCAGACGGCAACAGAGGATTCTTTTATCAGGCAGTTGGATTTTCATTTGTGCCAACATCTTTACCAAATGTGGAATTAGGACCTATTAATTACCTTAAATTCAGAGGCGGAATAGGTAGCGCAGGAAAAGATGCTCCATTATATAGGTTGAATACCTATTATAATTTAAATCCATTATTATTGGATTTAGGTGATGATTACCAGACGCGTTTTCCATTTGATGGCCAAACAGGTGCGCAAAAAGGAAATAGCATTGGTAACCCGGATTTGAAACCAGAACTTTCAGTCACCACTGAAGTAGGTTTTGATATGGGATTGTTGAAGGATAGAGTAGAAGTTAATTTTACCTATTACAATATCAATTCAAAAAATCAAATAGTTGATGTAAATATTCCATGGTCATCAGGATTCGCTTTTGTACCGGTCAATATTGGACGAATGACAAATAAAGGCGTGGAAATAGGAGTGTCCTTAACTCCTGTACATACTCAAAATCTGACTTGGAAGGTATATGGTTCTTGGTCTAAAAACACCAATGAAGTTGTTGAAATTATTGACAACGGAATTGAAGGAGATGAGTTGAATATTTACACAAGTATCGTACACTTCACAGGTCATGGTAGTTTGAACCTGGTTGCTGTTGAAGGTCAACCATTCGGTACTTTTAAAGGAACAAATTACGTGTATGATGATCAAGGAAGAATCGTCGTAAATGCTAGTGGAAATCCTGAGAAGAGCGCTGAACTTGAATATCTTGGAAGTTATCAACCAGATTTCTTATATTCATTCGGAACTGAATTAAGAGTAGGTAATTTTACACTTAATGCTTTATTGGATGGTAAACAAGGCGGATTGTTCTATTCTGGTACAAAATTAAGTACTGAATTCAATGGTACAGCAATCACAACTCTTTTGAATGACAGACAACCATTTGTAGTTGATAACAGCGTAACAGCTAATGGTGATGCAAATACAAAAACAACTACAGCATATTCTTACTTTAGAGGATTGCCTGCTAGCGAATACTTGTTAGATGCATCATACCTAAAGTTCAGGGAATTGAGTTTGTTCTATGATTTTCCTTCATTTAAAGGAAAAAATGGTTTCAGTGCATTATCTCTTGGTGTGTTTGCTAAAAACTTAAAATTCTGGGTTGCTGAAGAAAATACTTTTGCTGATCCTGAAGTTGGAGGCGTTGGTGGAGCATCTGATGCTGTTGGTATTGAAACCACAACAACACCTACGTCAAGAAGTTTTGGAGTTGAATTAAGAGTAAAATTCTAA
- a CDS encoding pyridoxine 5'-phosphate synthase — MKTRLSVNINKIALLRNARGGNLPDLIQVAMDCERFGAEGITVHPRPDERHIRRADIALLKSLVKTEFNMEGYPSRNFMDLVLLNKPDQVTLVPDPPEVLTSDTGWNPVENKDFLREIISEFKAQGIRVSLFLNPIPEYVPEVAKLAADRIELYTGNYAQTYSKDPHLAIRDHLATAKRAADYGIGLNAGHDLNLVNLRYYKLHLENLLEVSIGHALVCDALYFGLENTIGMYKFQLKESSI, encoded by the coding sequence ATGAAAACAAGATTAAGCGTAAATATCAATAAAATTGCTTTACTGCGTAATGCCAGGGGCGGGAATCTTCCTGATTTAATACAAGTTGCGATGGATTGTGAGCGCTTTGGAGCGGAAGGTATTACGGTGCACCCTCGTCCGGATGAAAGACATATTCGCCGGGCTGACATTGCTCTACTCAAAAGTTTGGTCAAAACTGAATTTAATATGGAGGGCTACCCTTCAAGAAATTTTATGGATTTGGTCTTATTAAATAAACCTGATCAGGTGACCTTAGTTCCCGATCCACCGGAGGTTTTGACTTCGGATACTGGCTGGAATCCGGTTGAGAATAAAGACTTTTTAAGAGAAATTATCAGCGAATTTAAAGCTCAAGGCATAAGGGTATCCCTTTTCTTGAACCCTATACCGGAGTATGTGCCGGAAGTTGCAAAATTAGCAGCAGATCGGATTGAATTGTACACTGGGAATTATGCTCAAACTTATAGCAAGGACCCTCATTTGGCCATCCGGGATCATCTGGCAACTGCAAAACGCGCTGCAGATTATGGTATCGGACTGAATGCTGGACATGATTTGAATTTGGTCAATTTAAGATATTACAAATTGCACCTTGAAAACTTGTTGGAGGTGTCTATTGGACATGCCTTGGTCTGTGATGCACTTTATTTCGGCTTGGAAAATACCATAGGGATGTACAAATTTCAACTGAAGGAATCTTCCATTTAA
- a CDS encoding CPBP family intramembrane metalloprotease: MIKNTSIHLVYFIGFILGGLLLSQLILFLSLSMSGDIGLAQMQDSAGWVQQLSGRQLMTQQLISQVCSLILPCFLLHKFFMKDASFSLGGVIEPKLLFKSLIFFLLLMPLVGLSAYLNQLVPVSDWVINSETQMLELMKKMFHSKTTLDFLMALVVIAIIPAIAEEWAFRGVLQNYLMLLTGKKWIGLLLASILFSAVHMQFLGFLPRFILGWILGFIFLRTGNLWYSIFLHFINNATQLVAIYAIQDHSLDSLLEKSEMPNLFAVSICTLLAIWFGIIAFKSKLKIAHA, encoded by the coding sequence ATGATCAAAAATACTTCCATTCATCTCGTGTATTTTATTGGCTTCATTTTAGGAGGATTACTCTTGAGTCAATTGATACTTTTTCTGAGCTTATCCATGAGTGGTGACATTGGACTAGCGCAAATGCAAGACTCAGCAGGATGGGTCCAACAGCTCTCCGGCAGACAGCTAATGACCCAACAACTCATATCACAAGTTTGTAGTCTGATATTACCCTGCTTTTTATTGCATAAGTTTTTTATGAAAGATGCATCGTTTTCATTAGGTGGAGTCATTGAACCTAAATTGCTCTTCAAATCCCTTATCTTTTTTCTATTACTCATGCCACTCGTCGGATTAAGCGCTTATCTCAATCAACTCGTACCGGTTTCGGATTGGGTCATCAATTCAGAAACGCAAATGCTGGAACTCATGAAAAAAATGTTCCATTCCAAAACTACTTTGGACTTTTTAATGGCACTTGTCGTCATTGCAATCATTCCAGCAATAGCAGAAGAATGGGCGTTCAGAGGCGTGCTACAGAATTATTTAATGTTACTCACCGGCAAAAAATGGATTGGATTGCTGCTGGCATCCATATTGTTTTCCGCGGTACATATGCAGTTTTTAGGTTTTCTACCACGTTTTATCCTAGGTTGGATCCTTGGTTTCATTTTTCTGAGAACCGGCAATTTATGGTATTCTATTTTTTTACATTTTATCAACAATGCCACTCAACTCGTCGCAATTTATGCGATTCAAGATCATAGCCTTGATTCACTTTTAGAAAAATCTGAGATGCCTAATCTCTTTGCTGTCTCTATCTGTACCTTACTTGCCATCTGGTTTGGAATCATTGCATTTAAATCGAAATTAAAGATCGCACATGCTTAA